A genomic region of Nitrosomonas ureae contains the following coding sequences:
- the acpP gene encoding acyl carrier protein, whose amino-acid sequence MENIEQRIKKIVAEQLGVNEAEVKNESSFVNDLGADSLDTVELVMALEEEFECEIPDEQAEKINTVQEAIDYVTANTSVG is encoded by the coding sequence TTGAGCAGCGTATTAAAAAAATTGTAGCTGAACAACTTGGAGTTAATGAGGCAGAAGTCAAGAACGAATCATCTTTTGTTAATGATCTAGGTGCTGATTCGCTCGACACGGTGGAGTTGGTCATGGCGTTGGAGGAAGAATTCGAATGCGAAATCCCGGATGAGCAAGCTGAAAAAATAAATACCGTCCAAGAAGCGATTGATTACGTCACCGCTAATACGAGTGTCGGTTAG
- the fabF gene encoding beta-ketoacyl-ACP synthase II, giving the protein MFKRKVVVTGLGIVSPVGNTIPSAWESIIAGKSGITRISRFDASAFASQIAGEVKDFDIHQYVSAKEARRMDIFIHYGMAAAIQAVKDAGIDEISQLEAERIGVNIGSGIGGLSMIESTDIAYHAGGPRKISPFFIPSTIINMIAGNLSIMYGYKGPNLAIVTACTTATHSIGHSARMIEYGDADVMVCGGAESCVTPLAIGGFGAAKALSVHNDDPEIASRPWDIDRDGFVLGEGAGVLVLEEMEHAQRRGARIYAELAGFGMSADAFHMTAPCDDGEGAARCMSNALKNAEIDTTEVDYVNAHGTSTPLGDIAETIAVKRCFGGHASKLAVNSTKSMTGHLLGAAGGVEAIFSVLATYHQIAPPTINLVNQDPQCDLDYIPNTARDMNIKVALSNSFGFGGTNGTLVFRRI; this is encoded by the coding sequence TTGTTCAAACGTAAGGTAGTAGTGACCGGTTTGGGTATTGTGTCCCCTGTTGGCAACACGATTCCAAGCGCATGGGAGAGCATTATTGCAGGAAAATCTGGTATTACAAGAATTTCCCGTTTTGATGCATCCGCTTTTGCTTCGCAGATCGCTGGCGAAGTAAAAGATTTTGATATCCACCAATATGTTTCAGCAAAAGAAGCGCGCCGCATGGATATTTTTATTCACTATGGCATGGCCGCAGCTATACAAGCGGTTAAGGATGCGGGTATCGATGAAATTTCTCAGTTAGAGGCGGAGAGAATTGGTGTAAATATCGGTTCGGGCATTGGTGGATTGTCGATGATCGAGAGCACCGATATAGCCTATCATGCGGGTGGACCGCGTAAAATATCTCCTTTTTTTATACCGAGCACTATCATCAATATGATTGCGGGCAATTTATCTATCATGTATGGCTATAAAGGCCCCAATCTAGCTATCGTAACCGCATGTACTACAGCTACACATAGTATTGGTCACTCAGCACGCATGATTGAATATGGTGATGCCGATGTCATGGTGTGTGGTGGAGCGGAGTCCTGTGTAACGCCACTTGCCATTGGCGGGTTTGGCGCTGCCAAAGCTTTGTCAGTCCATAATGATGATCCGGAAATTGCAAGCCGTCCTTGGGATATAGATCGGGATGGTTTTGTCCTGGGTGAAGGTGCCGGAGTTCTGGTGTTGGAAGAAATGGAGCACGCTCAACGCCGAGGTGCCAGAATATATGCTGAATTAGCCGGTTTTGGCATGAGCGCAGATGCATTCCATATGACAGCGCCTTGTGACGATGGCGAGGGCGCAGCGCGTTGTATGTCCAACGCACTTAAAAATGCCGAGATCGATACCACGGAAGTGGATTATGTCAACGCACATGGCACATCTACACCATTAGGGGATATTGCTGAGACCATTGCGGTTAAACGTTGCTTTGGGGGTCACGCCAGCAAGCTTGCCGTTAATTCAACAAAATCAATGACTGGACATTTGTTGGGTGCTGCTGGTGGTGTAGAGGCTATTTTTTCGGTACTGGCGACATATCATCAAATTGCGCCGCCGACGATTAATCTTGTCAATCAAGATCCACAATGCGATCTTGACTATATTCCCAATACAGCTAGAGATATGAATATTAAAGTTGCATTATCAAACTCCTTTGGCTTTGGAGGAACCAACGGAACGCTCGTTTTCCGCCGTATATAG